One region of Rubripirellula tenax genomic DNA includes:
- a CDS encoding DUF2924 domain-containing protein, with product MKPSTEIEIAKLDDMTVDQLIAKYEDLFEEACRSRHRKYLTRRIAWRLQSRDEGGLSNHAKQRAREIAATSDVRTTPPRADVIDRVRRKKPELDGYVDWDPRLPPPGSYVERLYKGKMIRVLVLTDGFEYEGRRYRSLSNIAGELSGSSYNGFVFFKLGVREK from the coding sequence ATGAAACCATCGACTGAAATTGAGATCGCGAAGCTGGACGACATGACGGTCGACCAATTGATCGCGAAGTACGAAGACTTGTTTGAAGAAGCGTGTCGCAGCAGGCATCGCAAGTATCTGACGCGGCGGATCGCTTGGCGGTTGCAGAGTCGTGATGAGGGTGGACTGAGCAACCATGCGAAGCAACGGGCTCGCGAGATCGCGGCGACATCGGATGTTCGGACGACGCCCCCTCGAGCGGACGTAATTGATCGCGTTCGGCGGAAGAAGCCGGAGCTGGACGGTTACGTGGATTGGGATCCGCGCTTGCCGCCGCCCGGCAGCTACGTCGAGCGGTTGTACAAGGGCAAGATGATTCGGGTTTTGGTTTTGACGGATGGGTTCGAGTACGAGGGACGGCGGTATCGGTCGTTGTCCAACATCGCCGGCGAACTGAGCGGGTCGAGTTACAACGGATTCGTGTTCTTTAAGCTGGGGGTGCGTGAGAAATGA
- a CDS encoding DUF2924 domain-containing protein has protein sequence MSPKITAEIARLPDLRVADLQERYEQVFGEECRSRNKQYLIRRIAWRLQANEEGGLSASTLKKAEELAVDAETRVTAPRQNSTKNVEVVNAKPSAFVDWDPRLPPPGNMVERQYKGKMIRVVVLQEGFEYEGQRYRSLSAIAKAVSGTHTNGFLFFRLGRRA, from the coding sequence ATGAGTCCCAAGATCACCGCCGAGATCGCGCGGCTGCCGGATTTGAGAGTCGCCGACTTGCAGGAGCGATACGAACAGGTCTTCGGCGAAGAATGCCGAAGTCGCAACAAACAGTATCTCATCCGCCGGATCGCCTGGCGTTTGCAGGCCAACGAAGAAGGCGGACTGTCAGCATCGACGCTCAAAAAAGCGGAGGAGTTGGCGGTCGACGCCGAAACACGCGTCACTGCTCCCCGGCAAAACAGCACCAAAAACGTGGAGGTCGTTAACGCCAAGCCATCGGCGTTCGTCGATTGGGATCCACGACTGCCGCCACCAGGGAACATGGTTGAGCGTCAGTACAAAGGCAAGATGATTCGCGTCGTCGTCTTACAGGAGGGATTCGAATACGAGGGCCAGCGTTATCGCTCGCTTTCCGCGATCGCCAAAGCGGTCAGCGGAACGCACACGAATGGGTTTCTCTTCTTTCGGCTTGGGAGGCGAGCATGA
- a CDS encoding recombinase family protein, which produces MTKPKSDKPEVPKIRCAIYTRKSTEEGLDQEFNSLDAQRDAGENYIASQQQEGWVAISKHYDDGGFSGGNLERPAMNRLLADISNGEVDCVVVYKVDRLSRSLLDFSRIMEAFDNQGVSFVSVTQAFNTTHSMGRLTLNILLSFAQFEREIIGERIRDKIAAQRRRGKWAGGIPVLGYDVDRSGPSPKLVINADEAARVRRIFGMYLELQALTPVVEELDRRGWTAKPWKTKAGKPRGGRTFDKASLHSLLTNEIYIGRIKHKTETFNGEHTAIVDDKLFDDVGTMLRSHGRGGGAHLVNKYQALLRGLLYCPACNRSMVHNVSKRKSKIYRYYTCVTAIKRGRKHCPSPSLPAGEIESVVVGQVRAIASDNALRRDVLTQAMEQVGDELGELQTQRSQLQDQLDSNDRQIRELVGSSGVTTSRRLAELHEHTADLGRSVARVEAEIERLQTDRISEADVAVAFSDFDNVWNALNTLEKADVLGLLVSRIEFDAADSSLSISMHPAGIKSLANNVEDSAS; this is translated from the coding sequence ATGACAAAACCAAAATCGGATAAGCCCGAGGTGCCGAAGATCCGGTGTGCGATCTACACCCGGAAGTCGACGGAGGAAGGACTCGATCAAGAGTTCAATTCGCTCGACGCTCAACGCGACGCCGGCGAGAACTACATCGCGAGCCAGCAACAAGAAGGCTGGGTCGCGATCTCGAAGCACTACGACGACGGTGGGTTCTCCGGCGGGAACCTCGAGCGGCCAGCGATGAACCGCTTGTTGGCGGACATTTCCAACGGCGAGGTCGACTGCGTTGTCGTTTACAAAGTGGATAGGTTGAGTCGATCGTTGTTGGATTTCTCGCGGATCATGGAGGCGTTTGATAACCAAGGCGTTTCGTTTGTCTCGGTGACGCAGGCGTTCAACACGACTCACTCGATGGGTCGGCTGACGCTGAACATCCTACTTTCGTTCGCCCAGTTTGAACGCGAGATCATCGGCGAGCGGATTCGCGACAAGATCGCGGCTCAACGGCGTCGCGGCAAATGGGCCGGCGGGATTCCGGTGCTGGGGTACGACGTTGATCGGTCGGGGCCGAGTCCGAAGTTGGTGATCAACGCGGACGAGGCGGCCAGGGTGCGGCGTATCTTTGGGATGTATTTGGAACTGCAAGCGTTGACGCCGGTGGTCGAAGAACTCGATCGTCGTGGGTGGACGGCGAAGCCTTGGAAGACGAAAGCGGGCAAGCCGCGTGGCGGCCGGACGTTCGACAAAGCTTCACTGCATTCTTTGTTGACCAACGAGATCTACATCGGACGGATCAAGCACAAAACGGAAACGTTCAATGGCGAACACACAGCGATCGTGGACGACAAGTTGTTCGATGATGTTGGAACGATGCTTCGCAGCCACGGTCGCGGCGGAGGCGCGCACTTGGTCAACAAGTACCAAGCGTTGCTGCGTGGTTTGTTGTACTGTCCGGCTTGCAACCGCTCGATGGTCCACAACGTATCAAAGCGGAAGTCGAAGATCTACCGCTATTACACTTGCGTGACGGCGATCAAACGGGGGCGGAAGCATTGTCCGTCGCCGTCTTTGCCGGCCGGCGAAATCGAATCGGTCGTTGTGGGCCAGGTGCGTGCGATCGCGTCGGACAACGCGTTGCGGCGGGACGTGTTGACGCAAGCGATGGAGCAAGTCGGCGACGAGCTTGGCGAATTGCAAACGCAGCGGTCTCAGTTGCAGGACCAACTCGACTCCAACGACAGACAGATTCGCGAACTCGTTGGTAGTTCGGGGGTGACCACTTCGCGCCGCCTCGCGGAACTGCACGAACATACGGCGGATCTCGGCCGATCGGTGGCCCGCGTTGAAGCGGAGATCGAGCGGTTGCAAACGGATCGCATTAGCGAAGCGGATGTCGCGGTCGCATTCTCGGACTTCGACAACGTTTGGAACGCACTGAACACGCTTGAAAAGGCGGATGTGTTGGGGTTGCTGGTGTCGCGAATCGAGTTCGATGCCGCCGACAGTTCTCTTTCAATCTCGATGCACCCCGCCGGCATCAAATCACTCGCCAACAATGTGGAGGATTCGGCATCATGA